In Eubalaena glacialis isolate mEubGla1 chromosome 2, mEubGla1.1.hap2.+ XY, whole genome shotgun sequence, a single genomic region encodes these proteins:
- the LOC133084715 gene encoding uncharacterized protein LOC133084715 → MLTKQLEKQYHHCEETAGESSDTEEKYMEQKRPLKHLEGKIAINDLFPGRLDLDTNKENSQTKISQMEHGKTFKQLEKDNKQETLLNIQQNSKVVTTQRLEEKIHKLQKQLSDLKLSNKNMKTQLTRVNVLKDKTIEKLRQSLTKVEAMKGKAVMETDLKTTVDSAEQDVRWDKERAHQMLETVTLELCTAKSTLEEVPGQQEELVDFRETIMKMLGFNMKTADKKIINHLRLIIQVYKASDKSKIASACETG, encoded by the exons ATGCTCACTAAGCAATTGGAGAAGCAGTATCATCACTGTGAAGAAACTGCTGGAGAATCATCCGATACTGAGGAAAAGTATATGGAACAAAAAAGACCCTTGAAACATCTGGAAGGAAAAATTGCTATTAATGACCTTTTTCCAGGGAGATTAGACTTGGACACGAACAAA GAAAACTCCCAGACTAAGATTTCCCAGATGGAGCATGGCAAAACATTcaagcagctagagaaagacaACAAGCAAGAAACATTACTGAATATTCAGCAGAATTCGAAGGTTGTTACAACTCAAAGATTAGAGGAGAAAATTCATAAACTTCAGAAACAGCTCAGTGACTTGAAATtgtcaaataaaaatatgaaaactcaACTGACAAGAGTAAATGTCCTTAAA GACAAAACAATTGAGAAGCTCAGGCAATCTTTAACAAAAGTTGAAGCAATGAAAGGGAAGGCAGTTATGGAAACAGACTTGAAAACTACAGTAGACTCTGCTGAGCAAGACGTAAGGTGGGACAAAGAGAGGGCCCATCAAATGTTAGAAACTGTCACTCTTgagctctgcacagcaaagagcACACTTGAAGAAGTACCGGGACAACAAgaagag CTTGTTGACTTTAGAGAAACTATTATGAAGATGTTGGGATTTAACATGAAAACAGCAGACAAGAAAATCATCAATCACCTAAGGCTTATTATACAAGTATACAAAGCATCTGACAAATCAAAGATTGCTTCTGCGTGTGAGACTGGATAG